The region CAGGGAGCACCAGCCTCACAGCAGTCTGAATTTCGCGAGAAGTGATCGTCGGCTTCTTGTTGTACCTAGCAAGCTTTGATGACTCCTGAGCCAATTTCTCGAAGATATCATTGATAAAGCTGTTCATGATTCCCATAGCCTTGCTGGAGATACCGATATCAGGATGAACCTGCTTGAGCACCTTGAAGATGTATATCTTGTATGTCTCCACGCTTTTCttgcttctcttcttcttcttgtCTACTGCGCCTGCTCCGCCTTCCTTGGGGAGCTTCTTGCCGGCCTTGGGCTTCTTCTCGGCCGGAGCTTTCTCGGCGACTGGCTTCTTCTCCGCCGGCTTCTTCTCTGCTGCTTTGGGAGCCATTTGTTGAGATTTAAGGTTtgaaaattgaggaaaataaAGAGAGAGATATTTGTGAATGTGTTTGATTGTGAGAATTGATAGAGATTtgagatgtatatatatagggAGACGTGATGGAGTTTTATTGGTTGATTTTGTTTCACGGGGATTGATGAGCTGGCGTATCTTACAGGCGTTGGATTAGGTTACTTTTAGGGGATCGAGTATTTGACGGCTGCGATGTGATGACTTATGGGGCGACGATGAGAAAAGAGGGATGCTTGAAATTTTGGATTACCGCCTTTTGTTGGATTTTGGTTTAAGGTCGGAGGACATTGTACATACTCCCTCGTTTTCTTTTTTATATATATTGTTTGACTTTTTTACGCACAATTCCAAGTCTTTTAATCggatagataaaataatattttttaaaattttctttttctaaattaaagttttaattatatatttttattcacaaaaaaaaaaaattaaaaattattattttaattatgcgGTCAAAGCACTTAGAAGTGTGTGCACAAAAGTCAAATAtcatataataaaaaataaagggAGTACTTTGTTTCagtaagaaaagaaaaaaaacgAAAGCTGATAAAAAACATTTGAAATATTTCGATTTCATTAACTTATTTGAACCTAATGTTTTGGATTCACGGTTATTATTTACTTCaaaatattttgaatttaatttatATTATGTAAATGTATAAATTCAAActcaattttttttacaaaattttTAGACTCGGATTTGATCTCAAAAGTAAATGATGAAATTATATTACAACTAGGGAAAATCTTGGATATaattgctagttgtgaataaaGCTAGGAGTCAAATGACCAGTAATCGGCTCatattttatgagtagtctaggatTGAATGAGAtagagcgaaacacactcataTTTTGCGTAGTATTCTAAACTtaattattatcatattttcttcctgaattttatgtaactctgcatgagttgttgaatgtagaccttgcagatgtttagtactcaatgcagtgactcgaagctgtgtcttgaaatcatcattaattaacatctcatcagcttttgccaagtgctcagcaagaatcttttcagatggaacaaaggtaaccgagttccattccttagtccactcctgtcctctaggagtttcactccaaggtactggtgcttctcctcgaacaaacttcttgactagttcagatttagaaacaatctgttgaggtgcatgtcctgaaggaccagcttcatcagcatctgcatttataACAGCATCACCaatatcatcagcatttgcagcatcagaactgacagaatcagcatcttctgttaaaagaacagtatgagaagcaattgagacTTCAACATCCTCCTATAAGcgctgatctgcttccaagttctgatcaacatccatagtctgatgctcacctatattctgatcatcaacatctagatgcagagaaggtgttacagaaaattctggagtttcattagcatcagtaagtgGTGTTTTTGATGGATttattgctgttggagcttctaaatagagaacctcaggcacaactagattgtgaatatcaatttcagcacttgtgcctgggtcttcagtagatactggttcatgtacaggagacacaggtggtgtagatgctttatctgtagcagtaGCTTCTTGAGTTGGTGACAATGAAGAGGGAGATGCGGTAGCtccagcaaattctggctcttttgagatcagagattcctgatctccttccttgactactgcttcctcatcatctgaagctggcctgtgagctctctgtttctttcttttctttgaaggtgtagattccttgggagtttcagcataagacattcttctaagccttttgagaagctatagattccttgggagtttcagcataagacactcatatttagaaaggtgtgctaggtttgtagtgattacctgattgcttgaagaactaacttctgctttatctgatttggccattagggttagattgacataacttgtttcttcatcttcatctttcCCATCAGCTACCCAATCCTTTTCTTGAGTATGGCTCAAAACTCCTTTTCTCAGAATAATGCTTTCTGCATTCATTGgaaaaatgaccactcaagccacacttgaaacattttaattttgacttgtcaaccatgtttttgtttggcttggttgctccaaaattctttttgaatttgagcttggtaaatcttcttgataggaaagcCAAATGCTCATCTAGGTCCTCCATTTCATCTTGACTAGGATAATATttgtgacaacccgggtcaaattcTGAGTTAGAtaaatcccatatttttattaaactaaggAATTATACTTactaacattaactaagagaattgaggtcgagttacttatatgagacaaacatgggattaaccttagcatgcaatggtgatgataactaatcagataacatgaaactagtaaatgccaactttcgttgtacgaataccctactaccagaaatccacaaaagagatagaagctgaatagacaccaaatatgttgagaccctatatgtctatagaatttgacaacataaaggtttaatgtacaagttatctatcatgattacatagggcaagtaaaatggttaaaattacctatgaatcatgcataacagatacatgaacctatgctagcatggtaagttctaaacctctatattcgttgtcgcttcaataaagattaacatgctatcttatatgttagctacacacataatatgaataagcacaaccaatactaggaaatcataaataaCCACACACAATGTATTATAAAAgaattaactattgaaatccatagataaatccgttagaacctcatgacaatgattagttcataatcgaactcattgtcaccatgagttccaataaaaacatgataataaataatataagagtactagggttcaaagacaaatcaaaaacaagcatccGAGTATCAACTATAccaaagaaaacaaaagtcttcttctccgtagccgtcttgtACTTTCTATGTCTTCTTATTGTTCTCCCCTCGCTCCTTGTTGTTTAAAAatctttttattgatatatataggctccaggatgaccaggactcttaaaaatcttcaattttgactaaaatcaggattctggtgCAGAAACAGGGCGTGGGCGCGCTACTTTCGGCCGCGGCCGTGCTGGAATACTGATTTCTGGCGCGCAGGCGTGCTGGCCTTCTGGAAATTTTCTGataattcttcttttggccgtatcttgagttcttgGCGTCAGAATTAGGAGATTCAACTGCCCatgcgaagctaacgagattctctacaacttgagaatcACCTAGGCCTCTAGTTCTGATCTATTTTCAGCATATTTTCTTGAAAAGcccctttcttcatttaactgatgcctaaAATATAATAACACAAAatcatatcaaaaataccaacaacttgagtccaaaacaccaacttaagcttttaatgaagcattccaagtagatataaaatccactcatcacacccccaaacttgaatcgaggcctgtcctcaagcataaacagactcaaaactacaaaacaacctaatgcatgaatgcagctacgtgaatgcaactaaatgataatgcaatcgatcccctcagaataaccataacaaATTAACAAGtgaatgcctctaagaatgcaatgacttttaacagagttcgaataaaccccacaaaacaactcacaaaccagaaacgtgcgtgtgtggatcGCTTAACAGACATACTCccgatactagatcaataaccataacttatctatcatcacAACAAtaacaagtttataaacagaatagatgttaaacacataatgactAACAACatctcctttctactagagttatacaaggattcatgctattattgaacacataacaaagatgcttatttgtCCGTGCAAcgaatgaggtcccaaaagacttatataataatacccatgtagcgagcgttaggttagcggatcccagactacacaagccttaggtcactaggcacaaagtcccctagaacttaataactcgagtattaaagagctcactcttgatcaattatgcataaacacatactttttttctcttttttttcttccttttttcctctttttttttcatgttctgaacgagtgcgtttcgctccatctcattcaaccctagactacttataaaaatatgagtcggctactagccatttgacgcctagccttatttacaactagcaatgaaatccaagtttttctccagattaaaattcagtgttcttttgtccttacgagaataccaaaaattctagatataaacaagcgattaaatctcaaaaaacaaacaaatatgatcatgatctagctcaaaagcaatcctataagacttttgaaattcttttttcctggacatgcaaatcaattcattagcacttaaacaaccctctattcgtcatcaccacactcaaattaaCACCAACTCATCAGATAGAAATAGCTCAGCATatgggatcatgttatatgcatgcacatgcaactatatgaactcacataataacacaaataaatgtcctatatgaacaatcatgcaaaagTATGACtgaaatacaactaaacatgcaatatgaatctatatgaatctatatggacatacacaaactaatccttacattatcacccccaaacttaaaattttcaatgtcttcattgaaggtaataataaggatacatgcatacctagttagcgggaggatcaccctcttcgagtggaggatcaggtggccaatcaacctcgacaccggTGTCTTGGGAAACAGTACCCAAAGTCTGTGTCAAATCTACAGCAAAACGAGTGTGAAAGTCGTGCATGGCCTCCAAACAccgaatcaaccttctatactgcacatcaccaagaccaaacctatcaactatctgtggcacatgagaagaaccctctacAGGCACGGGCGGATCCAGCCGGTCACCCTTTAGATTATCATAGATATAttccaaccccttgtcagggggtgcacctaagaatgtataactcaagtgatctggcagtgggttgagctcaagtgtgggagcttctttgtaacgtctgggaaacttacgtctgtattatatcatgtTTATAGTAAATTATGagtattaatgtgtcatttatgtgtaattatctgtcaaatcctaattgttacgtgttacaTGTTATTCcgatatttttaagatattttgttttgcattcatcgctttcatttcaaacgttttacgacccaaaccctgattttaaagccagtatttcaaataaaataatgggccttatttttcatcaaacggcttttaccatcgcattattctgaagatctagatattttaaaaaatttctcgttttgcgaaaaatgacttttccggaccccattgggtattaaaaaccccacaacaattacatttttatttttataaaattataggacttttatttatatcatttctttgtatttttccaatattcacaatttttgggaaattttggcatatatattgcatatataaaatatttataaattaaattttaatcctaaaaaattataaaaattagggccaaatatttttgttagatgtataattagcctcttaattttatttaggggtattatttttcacactataaatagcctaattattatttaattataattaattaatcattaaaattctGCAAATTTTCTGGAAATTCTCTTAAGAACACTTCGGGTCGGAATTCGTGTCAGGAATCAAGCAGTGATTTTGAACGTTTCTGAACACCAAATCGTATCATGTGAGTACTCAAATCGATGGTTTTGAGTTGTTTTTCAGTTTATGCAATCAATTTCAGGTTCTGATGTGTGGATTTTCAATTTGTAATTATAGGGTTTATGCTAGAATTGGTACTTTTCGATTTTAGGGTTATCTGTTGAAATTGATGCTGGATATGGCTTTGTTTGATGATTTATGTTGGGTTCATGATAGTTAATTTTACGAACGATAGCTAGATATCGTAGTTCGATTGATAGGGTTTTAATTCGATTTCAGGTCTTTTAATTTGAGACTGTTTTGATTCAATTGAATGCTATAGAGTTGTAGATCGTGAAATTTGTGATCGATTGAGAccggttttgttgattttgggttaTGTTTGAGGTTCGCCGGAAAATCGCCGCCTTAAACGACGATTTTGATTTTCCGGTCACCGGAATGATTGTTTGACGTTTTGGTGGGTTGGGTCATCATAACGATGCAAGGAGTATTTTGCACTTGATTTGGTCGAGTTCTGGGTTCTGATCACCGGAAACCGTCGCGACTGTCGCCGGCGTTCTTCGAGTTGATCGGAGAAGACGATACAAATATCGTTTGTATTTTTAGCCATGGGGGTTGAGTTTCTGCAAGAATAAGGATCAAAAACCCTATGAAAACAAGATCAAATAACCTCAGGGCTGCCTGAATTAAGGTCGTTGGAAACTGGGCAACGTCGCCGGAGTTTAGACCGGCCGGTGACCCGTTCCTGTTCTTGCCAACCCGAATCAGTACCCGGTTTGTACCCGGTTTTGATTCATTTTTCCCCAAAATCATTTTTGTAAAACTGtttctggaaaattattttattttaaaatataaaatcagttttattaattctaaaaatctattaaaaaaattggatttaaattctgaaaattattattaataattcctaaattattttcttaatttagaaattcgaatttagttacttaattaattatttaattacttatcttactatttatctatttatttattatttagtaattaagtaattaattaataattaaggattaaaattaatcgaatagtattatttaaagattcg is a window of Apium graveolens cultivar Ventura chromosome 11, ASM990537v1, whole genome shotgun sequence DNA encoding:
- the LOC141697568 gene encoding histone H2B.3-like; this encodes MAPKAAEKKPAEKKPVAEKAPAEKKPKAGKKLPKEGGAGAVDKKKKRSKKSVETYKIYIFKVLKQVHPDIGISSKAMGIMNSFINDIFEKLAQESSKLARYNKKPTITSREIQTAVRLVLPGELAKHAVSEGTKAVTKFTST